Proteins encoded together in one Gigantopelta aegis isolate Gae_Host chromosome 8, Gae_host_genome, whole genome shotgun sequence window:
- the LOC121378279 gene encoding uncharacterized protein LOC121378279, translated as MERKNAWDALIVAIDDKVVLKVWKQFAFNKDIINNTETSPPAGPQCYNCPKLTTSFKYPFVHFFEKIASLKNLFLKNLRSCKADFFIDDDDNNDDDDDMIKMIKSEMCKRFKGIIESVAADLFVGDFEDSVMEDYFTDYCKYLASVRKTHMSHEQKHQVIMLILKPLISLTKVTFVDAVTEVHVIYWIHESYLMSSLNLVDACLQVMGIPFEAIMQACFSSDVEKECSKTVFGGNVTEDETSLNIDIYKRDDSAYSKDISIPKHRLVNYCCTLLVPSQKMSSSFCVQKWLRSVSLVLSLSGEISLEPQIIQHLRICSDFAALIIIPYGISSDTLLELGETIVMQGPDSEQMLCYIFSLLFDLRQRLVNAENDLQHFLACYLSSCLSADPNSQILTRTFQKLTNKIFVPKFSFFGPTLHQALSMEIGTGINMLNDDQIDDNEFIQSLNGLLDADLDSEEISVLAALVVDVLQHFFLNEMKLYLENNDHNSIVVKETLRCHHTAFAEDKLDFKRLAAIAFLKTIIISFSGILASRNVHLEYNYNYWQQICSIFRSYENYEKGSDKNITEAMQNMLLQALVKGGGLKAFDEIRQICGNMLEFLDDFNIDLEYRIQTLEQNPSAHNNQKEKAAFYSLKTNKRNMCSLLKCACEKDDGLMKMYSFVSQQIFLLQVIRPLTDTEKSLSEMFIKCTKESSLSQGKIHLFECLCATKDFNFPLLCISASTDNQNFSIASVLVHLFSIITGEGASETISLLSKCVFKPAQLDHKYLFSCPDEDVAETTKSVLLDTSHVVNHFDCSCTFVTAVCGSNEQDRKCSVCESAFSFSQRRNVKMSTQNNCDASLGYTCFKNDKVKNSLISLRRLTPVAFRLLQFLIHGSFIGSLALQNSTIDDLATVLKLDNGAQVIEHLTEQLQTHWKVLKTLTQFGDSQLCTFLHVVLSHQKRLLFENPSQFVNNEEREIFERMFDENVVHLMKERFHLIQKIIITNSETLGDNPAVDFEKTLNEIPDDHGDSKHLTRLFRITSPPTMENMEIEFLNARMGSLYPFLGLLFKKKVLLDMLSHLLPLVKWHVCSVRYLSQNIKRAKCCKVTLEDFVCDSEKSYKDDARRALLRTHTTFKESWNSLKKQIQILKTYNSDIVEMERIQQESSLAESLVMDDTSPLFQVMKALHNIQNEFLDDATIITLCMKCHSTSFLKKSNNTTVLPCINLEDITEKEIISNPLDEHLLKFSQCNTNPGCGLQRDYDFYQIEMQVADTCLINKTYLKIRSDFPQIHFSGEILRMSRILFDNIRSSVPQKSLNKELKQSVLQLKEENSGNLKGLLNYLEMAFNLLARNPMIQENDAQNVSQLLKQWQPFIPVHNPAVTTFCSKVQLCNIIGLYEFVEVLMADIVVDSLEDQYRKPIPDEHTDHLRRVAEHSNAEQLKTLIFVLKRFAFRYLSTSSVDAGEMLLPYLKDSTLWPTGIVDQVSAGDAHVDAGMLSPRLAVEHIVEVIDQLKKAVQEKKENEDKASAAFLSLSTKQPSQIQKKKIAKSFRKK; from the exons ATGGAACGGAAAAATGCTTGGGATGCGCTCATTGTTGCAATTGATGATAAAGTCGTTTTGAAGGTGTGGAAACAGTTTGCCTTTAACAAAGATATCATCAATAATACAGAAACGTCACCACCTGCTGGCCCTCAATGTTACAACTGTCCCAAGTTGACAACCTCGTTTAAGTATCCATTTGTTCACTTCTTTGAAAAAATTGCCAGTCTGAAAAACTTGTTTCTGAAAAATTTGAGATCCTGCAAAGCAGATTTCTTCATAGATGATGACGacaacaatgatgatgatgatgatatgatcAAAATGATTAAATCTGAAATGTGCAAACGTTTCAAAGGAATAATCGAGTCAGTTGCTGCAGACCTCTTTGTGGGTGATTTTGAAGATTCAGTGATGGAGGATTACTTCACAGATTACTGTAAATATCTTGCTTCTGTAAGAAAAACACACATGTCGCATGAACAAAAACACCAAGTTATCATGTTGATTTTGAAGCCATTGATATCCTTGACTAAGGTTACATTTGTTGATGCAGTTACTGAAGTGCATGTAATCTACTGGATACATGAATCGTATCTCATGTCTTCACTGAATTTAGTGGATGCCTGTCTCCAAGTGATGGGTATTCCCTTTGAAGCTATCATGCAAGCCTGCTTTTCATCTGATGTTGAGAAAGAGTGTTCTAAGACTGTGTTTGGTGGAAATGTTACTGAAGATGAAACTAGTTTGAACATTGATATCTACAAAAGGGATGATAGTGCTTATTCCAAAGACATTTCTATTCCAAAACACAGATTGGTAAATTATTGTTGTACGTTGTTGGTGCCATCACAAAAAATGAGTTCCTCCTTCTGTGTTCAAAAGTGGCTAAGAAGTGTGAGTTTAGTTTTATCTCTTTCTGGTGAAATATCTTTGGAACCCCAAATCATCCAGCATCTGAGAATCTGCAGTGATTTTGCAGCATTGATCATTATCCCATATGGTATTTCAAGTGATACCCTGTTAGAACTCGGTGAAACCATCGTAATGCAAGGACCAGATTCTGAACAGATGTTGTGCTATATCTTTTCTCTTCTCTTTGACTTGAGACAGAGACTGGTGAATGCTGAAAATGATCTACAACACTTTCTGGCATGCTACTTAAGCTCTTGCCTTTCAGCTGATCCCAATTCTCAGATTTTGACTCGAACATTTCAGAAGCTGACGAACAAAATATTTGTGCCAAAGTTCAGCTTTTTTGGTCCAACTTTGCATCAAGCTCTTTCTATGGAGATCGGTACTGGAATAAATATGTTGAATGATGACCAAATCGATGATAATGAATTCATTCAAAGTTTGAATGGTTTACTTGATGCAGATCTTGATAGTGAAGAGATTTCAGTTTTGGCAGCCCTTGTTGTCGATGTGTTACAGCACTTTTTTctcaatgaaatgaaattgtatCTTGAAAATAATGACCATAACAGCATTGTGGTTAAAGAAACACTAAGGTGTCATCATACAGCATTTGCTGAAGACAAATTAGATTTTAAAAGGTTGGCTGCTATTGCTTTTCTCAAAACTATCATAATAAGTTTTTCAGGTATTTTAGCAAGCAGAAATGTACATTTGGAATACAACTATAATTACTGGCAACAAATATGCAGTATCTTTCGTTCTTATGAAAATTATGAAAAAGGCTCTGACAAAAACATTACAGAAGCAATGCAAAACATGCTGTTGCAAGCTCTTGTTAAGGGTGGAGGACTAAAAGCTTTTGATGAAATCAGACAGATTTGTGGTAACATGCTTGAATTTCTTGATGACTTTAACATTGATTTGGAATACAGGATACAGACATTAGAACAAAACCCAAGTGCACATAATAATCAAAAGGAAAAGGCAGCATTCTATTCacttaaaactaataaaagaaaCATGTGTTCACTTTTGAAATGTGCTTGTGAGAAGGATGATGGTTTGATGAAGATGTATTCTTTTGTAAGTCAGCAAATATTTCTCTTGCAAGTTATTCGTCCACTTACAGACACAGAAAAATCTCTTTCAGAGATGTTCATAAAGTGTACTAAGGAGAGTTCACTTTCACAAGGAAAGATCCATCTTTTTGAATGCTTATGTGCTACAAAGGATTTCAATTTCCCACTGTTATGTATCAGTGCATCAACAGACAATCAAAATTTCAGTATTGCCTCTGTCCTAGTTCATCTATTCAGTATCATTACTGGAGAAGGAGCAAGTGAAACTATTTCGTTGTTAAGCAAATGTGTATTCAAGCCTGCTCAACTGGATCATAAATATCTCTTTTCATGCCCCGATGAAGATGTTGCAGAAACAACTAAATCGGTCTTATTAGATACCAGCCATGTTGTAAACCATTTTGACTGTTCTTGCACCTTTGTAACTGCAGTCTGTGGTAGCAATGAACAGGACAGAAAGTGTTCAGTATGTGAGTCAGCGTTTTCATTCTCTCAAAGAAGAAATGTTAAAATGAGTACCCAAAACAATTGTGATGCTAGTCTTGGCTATACATGCTTCAAAAATGACAAGGTAAAGAATTCTTTGATTTCTTTAAGAAGACTTACACCTGTTGCTTTTCGACTGTTACAGTTTCTCATACATGGCTCTTTTATTGGATCACTGGCTTTACAGAACAGCACAATTGATGATTTGGCTACAGTCTTAAAATTGGACAATGGAGCCCAAGTGATTGAACATTTAACTGAACAGTTACAAACTCACTGGAAAGTATTGAAGACACTCACTCAGTTTGGTGATTCTCAACTCTGCACATTTTTGCATGTTGTACTTAGTCATCAAAAGAGATTGCTTTTTGAAAATCCATCACAGTTTGTGAATAATGAGGAAAGGGAAATATTTGAAAGAATGTTTGATGAAAATGTTGTCCACCTTATGAAAGAGCGGTTTCATCTCATTCAGAAGATAATAATAACGAATTCTGAGACTCTGGGTGACAATCCTGCTGTTGATTTTGAGAAAACACTGAATGAGATTCCTGATGACCACGGAGACTCCAAACATCTGACAAGACTCTTCAGAATAACAAGTCCACCAACAATGGAAAATATGGAGATAGAATTTTTAAATGCCAGAATGGGATCATTGTACCCATTTCTAGGGCTTTTGTTCAAAAAGAAAGTCTTGTTAGACATGTTGTCTCATCTGCTACCACTTGTTAAATGGCATGTTTGCAGTGTTCGGTATTTGAGCCAGAATATAAAGAGAGCTAAATGTTGTAAGGTCACCCTGGAAGATTTCGTTTGTGATTCAGAGAAAAGTTACAAAGACGATGCCAGAAGAGCACTGCTGAGAACACATACTACTTTCAAGGAGTCATGGAACAGTTTAAAGAAACAGATTCAAATTCTGAAAACATACAATTCTGATATTGTTGAAATGGAAAGGATTCAGCAAGAGAGTAGTTTGGCTGAATCACTTGTGATGGATGATACGTCACCGCTGTTCCAGGTCATGAAAGCTCTTCACAATATACAGAATGAATTCCTAGACGATGCCACCATAATCACCCTGTGTATGAAATGCCATTCTACCAGTTTTCTGAAGAAAAGTAACAATACGACAGTGCTTCCATGTATAAATCTTGAAGACATAACTGAAAAAGAAATTATCTCTAATCCTCTTGATGAACATTTGTTAAAGTTTTCTCAGTGCAACACAAACCCTGGTTGTGGACTTCAAAGAGATTATGATTTCTATCAGATTGAGATGCAAGTTGCAGACACATGCTTGATAAATAAGACATACTTAAAAATAAGATCAGACTTTccccaaatacatttttcagggGAAATACTTCGAATGTCAAGAATTTTATTTGATAATATACGTAGCAGTGTGCCACAGAAATCTCTGAATAAAGAACTAAAACAATCTGTACTGCAACTGAAAGAAGAGAATTCAGGCAATCTAAAAGGACTGTTAAACTATCTGGAAATGGCTTTCAACTTGCTGGCAAGAAATCCGATGATACAAGAGAATGATGCTCAGAATGTATCACAGTTACTCAAGCAGTGGCAGCCTTTCATACCAGTACATAACCCAGCTGTAACTACCTTCTGCTCCAAAGTGCAACTTTGCAATATTATTGGGCTGTATGAATTTGTTGAAGTATTGATGGCAGACATTGTTGTTGATTCACTTGAGGATCAGTATAGAAAACCAATCCCAGATGAACACACTGATCATTTGAGACGAGTAGCAGAGCATTCAAATGCTGAACAGCTGAAGACACTTATCTTTGTTCTGAAAAGGTTTGCTTTCAGGTATTTATCCACTTCATCTGTAGACGCTGGTGAAATGTTACTACCTTATCTGAAGGATTCCACCCTGTGGCCTACAGGCATTGTAGATCAAGTGTCTGCTGGTGATGCACACGTGGATGCTGGAATGTTGTCACCTCGCCTTGCTGTTGAACATATTGTGGAAGTCATCGACCAATTGAAGAAAGCAGTACag GAAAAGAAAGAGAACGAAGATAAAGCAAGTGCTGCTTTTCTATCCTTGTCTACCAAACAGCCAAGCCAgatccagaaaaaaaaaattgctaagAGTTTTAGGAAAAAATGA
- the LOC121379525 gene encoding inhibitor of nuclear factor kappa-B kinase subunit alpha-like: MGVETTSPVLSKPENCCGMKEYDVRYLVQDIAAAIEYLHGNRIIHRDLKPENIVLHQFDDRIVYKLIDLGYAKELDQGSVCTSFVGTLQYLAPELFASQRYQCTVDYWSFGTVVFECIVGYRPFLPNVPPVRWHKEVSTKSPDDITAQFDSKGEVKFSKRLLSPNHLSRTLKGYFEHWLRLMLRWDPNQRGGGIVPETNRPKCFNVLEHILALKLSNANRSCFPMLDSQYPVTEQHTMLDLQRIIEQETRIPINEQDILLASGSCPTPTGPASPRVGLKYQYPNIEEEWVVFLFRKMEPFPIPRKPKQLPPLVQLIVKQPTTLLPGNEQRKAWAHAVYFCQEQNTEYKRLILGQRAAMLNLLRTNSQFLKLKSKMSSDIGQLLAQKDHFKQSLDFDVAQYKEQAQSGGISSARMYAKWMKTYEDIETFTELKDRVNRLDQHCTALQTKIVELQRSPFARMKQNDALVESQEMARNLYQELITSSRGGIVCVAENRNNLLDHTKMVHEVVKCALQRDKSDKSVIVLYTHLGKISACRYELQKIIPDLEKCCEEIEAASRQLITHQQHRQQAIWKMLKLAVRLL, from the exons ATGGGggtggaaaccactagccct GTTCTTAGTAAGCCAGAGAACTGTTGTGGTATGAAGGAATATGATGTACGCTACCTTGTGCAGGATATTGCTGCAGCGATTGAGTATCTCCATGGCAACAGAATCATCCACCGTGATCTGAAACCTGAGAACATTGTATTACATCAATTTGATGACAGg ATTGTATACAAGTTAATTGATCTTGGTTATGCTAAGGAGTTGGACCAGGGCAGTGTGTGTACATCATTTGTTGGAACTCTACAGTATCTG gcTCCAGAGTTGTTTGCCTCTCAGCGATATCAGTGTACTGTTGATTACTGGTCATTTGGCACCGTCGTCTTCGAGTGTATTGTAGGATACAGACCATTTCTTCCCAATGTGCCACCAGTTAGATG GCATAAGGAAGTCTCGACAAAATCTCCAGATGACATTACTGCTCAGTTTGACAGCAAGGGAGAAGTGAAATTTTCCAAAAGACTTCTATCACCAAATCACCTGTCAAG AACACTGAAAGGTTACTTCGAGCACTGGCTGAGGTTAATGTTACGCTGGGACCCCAATCAGAGAGGCGGAGGTATTGTGCCAGAGACGAACCgcccaaaatgttttaatgtccTCGAACACATTCTTGCTCTTAAG CTGTCCAACGCCAACAGGTCCTGCTTCCCAATGTTGGACAGCCAGTATCCTGTAACCGAGCAACATACGATGCTAGACTTGCAGCGGATCATCGAACAGGAGACCAGGATACCGATCAACGAACAGGACATCTTGTTGGCAAGCGGAAGCTGTCCAACACCAACAGGTCCTGCTTCCCCTCGTGTTGGACTGAAATA TCAATAtccaaac ATCGAAGAGGAGTGGGTCGTGTTCCTGTTCAGAAAAATGGAACCTTTTCCAATTCCTCGGAAACCTAAACAGCTGCCTCCGCTGGTGCAGTTGATAGTTAAACAGCCCACCACATTACTACCTGGGAAT gAGCAGCGCAAGGCTTGGGCTCATGCAGTATACTTCTGTCAGGAACAGAACACGGAATACAAGAGGCTCATATTGGGCCAAAGAGCTGCCAT GCTGAATTTGCTACGGACAAATTCCCAGTTTCTAAAGCTGAAATCAAAAATGTCAAGTGACATTGGTCAACTGCTTGCTCAGAAGGACCATTTTAAACAGAG TTTGGATTTTGATGTCGCGCAGTATAAAGAGCAGGCACAATCAGGTGGAATAT CGTCTGCAAGGATGTATGCAAAATGGATGAAAACATATGAGGACATTGAGACGTTTACAGAGCTT AAAGATCGAGTGAACCGACTTGATCAACATTGTACGGCACTGCAGACCAAAATAGTCGAGCTACAGCGCAGTCCGTTTGCGAGGATGAAGCAAAATGATGCTTTGGTAGAGAG TCAAGAAATGGCAAGGAACTTGTATCAAGAATTAATAACGTCTTCTAGAG GTGGAATTGTGTGTGTTGCAGAAAACCGAAATAACTTGCTGGATCACACCAAGATGGTACACGAGGTTGTGAAGTGTGCTCTACAGAGAGACAAGTCAGACAAGTCGGTGATAGTCCTCTACACACATCTGGG GAAGATTTCAGCGTGTCGTTACGAACTGCAGAAGATCATTCCCGACCTGGAGAAGTGCTGTGAGGAAATCGAGGCGGCCAGTCGCCAGCTCATCACTCACCAGCAACACAGACAGCAAGCCATCTGGAAGATGCTCAAACTGGCCGTACGTTTATTATAA